One genomic region from Proteus vulgaris encodes:
- the hemP gene encoding hemin uptake protein HemP — MNKKANNLDSSLTKQNSHSSIIQSINSIELLGKDGVVYIQHNGELYQLRQTKAGKLILTK; from the coding sequence ATGAATAAAAAAGCTAATAATTTGGATAGTTCTTTAACTAAACAAAATTCTCATTCTTCAATAATTCAATCAATCAATAGCATTGAGTTATTGGGTAAAGATGGCGTGGTTTACATTCAACACAACGGAGAGTTGTATCAACTGCGCCAAACAAAGGCAGGAAAATTAATCCTGACTAAATAA